A genome region from Littorina saxatilis isolate snail1 linkage group LG16, US_GU_Lsax_2.0, whole genome shotgun sequence includes the following:
- the LOC138949687 gene encoding zinc finger protein 431-like isoform X1, whose amino-acid sequence MQMERSSEIPTLSSADSSVVWLKLEAAEIPTSSSAYSEVVRQKQGAAPSAPAGEDFKREKVLCVQMERPTEIPTSSSTYSMVMETTPSTPAGEDFKPDKTVNVQMEHTSEMPTSSNKTPAGENFKTDRTVNVQMERTSEIPTSSSADSNVVWLKQEAPEIPTSSSADSNVVWLKQEAPEIPTSFSAHSDVVWLKQEAAEIPTSSSAYRDVVWLKQEAPEIPTLFSAHSDIVRLKQEAAEMPTSSSAYNDVVRLKQEGQKQGAAEIPIDFGTIADTASFSEQNWCTCSNDIKREKDGVGEGGDMLTRGRPHACLKSTTIFGQKGGVNKHMLTHTTEQPHACPHCKVIFAQKGHLKTHMLTHTGEKPHACPHCTVKFACKGSLKTHMLTHTGEKPHGCPHCSKKFVRKWHLKTHILTHTGEKPHACPHCSKKFAQKGELKKHMLTHTGEKPHACPCCSKKFAQKGELKKHMLTHTGEKPHACPYCKVKFALKRQLKTHILTHTGEKPHACPHCSKKFAQKGHLKTHMLTHTGEKPHACPHCTVKFACKGSLKTHMLTHTGEKPHGCPHCSKKFVRKWDLKTHILTHTGEKPHACPHCSKKFAQKGELKKHMLTHTGEKPHACPCCSKKFTRKGYLKTHMLTHTGEKPHACPYCKVKFALKRQLKTHILTHTGEKPHACPHCSKKFAQKGDLKKHMLTHTGEKPHACPCCSKKFARKGYLKTHMLTHTGEKPHACPYCKVKFALKRQLKTHILTHTGEKPHVCPFCKVKFALKRQWKTHILTHTGEKPHVCPFCKVKFALKRQWKTHILTHTGFCLMPVLIVQRNLLTNGI is encoded by the exons ATGCAGATGGAGCGTTCATCAGAAATACCAACATTGTCCAGTGCTGACAGCAgcgttgtttggctgaaactagaggcagctgaaataccaacatcgtccAGTGCTTACAGTGAAGTTGTTAGGCAGAAACAAGGGGCAGCtccaagcg CACCAGCAGGTGAAGatttcaagagagagaaagtgctGTGCGTACAGATGGAGCGTCCAAcagaaataccaacatcgtccAGTACTTACAGTATGGTGATGGAGACAACTCCAAGCA CACCAGCAGGTGAAGATTTCAAGCCAGACAAAACAGTCAACGTGCAGATGgagcatacatcagaaatgccaACATCGTCCAACAAAA CACCAGCAGGTGAAAATTtcaagacagacagaacagtCAACGTGCAGATGGAGCGTACATcagaaataccaacatcgtccagtgctgacagcaacgttgtttggctgaaacaagaggcacctgaaataccaacatcatccagtgctgacagcaacgttgtttggctgaaacaagaggctcctgaaataccaacatcgttCAGTGCTCACAGCgacgttgtttggctgaaacaagaggcagctgaaataccaacatcatcCAGTGCTTACAGGgacgttgtttggctgaaacaagaggcacctgaaataccaacattgtTCAGTGCTCACAGCGACATTGTTAGACTGAAACAAGAAGCAGCTGAAATGCCAACATCATCCAGTGCTTACAACGACGTTGTTAGACTGAAACAAGAGGGACAGAAACAAGGGGCAGCAGAAATCCCAATTGATTTTGGAACCATTGCAGACACAGCTTCATTTTCAGAACAAAATTGGTGTACATGTTCAAATGATATCAAGCGTGAAAAAGACGGCGTGGGGGAGGGTGGAGACATGTTGACAAGAGGAAGACCACATGCCTGCCTTAAATCTACAACAATATTTGGTCAAAAGGGGGgtgtaaacaaacacatgttaacacatacaactgaacagccacatgcctgtcctcattgcaaAGTGATATTTGCTCAGAAAGGgcatttgaagacccacatgttgacacatacaggagaaaagccacatgcctgtcctcattgtacAGTAAAATTTGCATGCAAAGGGAGTTTGAAGactcacatgttgacacatacaggagaaaagcctcatggctgtcctcattgttcaaagaaatttgttCGCAAATGGCATTTAAAGACCCACatattgacacatacaggagaaaagccacatgcctgtcctcattgttcaaagaaatttgctcagaaaggggagttgaagaaacacatgttgacacatacaggagaaaagcctcaTGCCTGTCCttgttgttcaaagaaatttgctcagaaaggggagttgaagaaacacatgttgacacatacaggagaaaagccacacgcCTGTCCTTATTGCAAAGTGAAGTTTGCTCTGAAAAGGCAATTGAAGACCCACAtcttaacacatacaggagaaaagccacatgcctgtcctcattgttcaaagaaatttgctcagaaagggcatttgaagacccacatgttgacacatacaggagaaaagccacatgcctgtcctcattgtacAGTAAAATTTGCATGCAAAGGGAGTTTGAAGactcacatgttgacacatacaggagaaaagcctcatggctgtcctcattgttcaaagaaatttgttCGCAAATGGGATTTAAAGACCCACatattgacacatacaggagaaaagccacatgcctgtcctcattgttcaaagaaatttgctcagaaaggggagttgaagaaacacatgttgacacatacaggagaaaagcctcaTGCCTGTCCttgttgttcaaagaaatttacTCGGAAAGGgtatttgaagacccacatgttaacacatacaggagaaaagccacacgcCTGTCCTTATTGCAAAGTGAAGTTTGCTCTGAAAAGGCAATTGAAGACCCACAtcttaacacatacaggagaaaagccacatgcctgtcctcattgttcaaagaaatttgctcagaaaggggatttgaagaaacacatgttgacacatacaggagaaaagcctcaTGCCTGTCCttgttgttcaaagaaatttgctcggaaagggtatttgaagacccacatgttaacacatacaggagaaaagccacacgcCTGTCCTTATTGCAAAGTGAAGTTTGCTCTGAAAAGGCAATTGAAGACCCACAtcttaacacatacaggagaaaagccacacgtCTGTCCTTTTTGCAAAGTGAAGTTTGCTCTGAAAAGGCAATGGAAGACCCACAtcttaacacatacaggagaaaagccacacgtCTGTCCTTTTTGCAAAGTGAAGTTTGCTCTGAAAAGGCAATGGAAGACCCACATCTTAACACATACAGGCTTTTGCctcatgcctgtcctcattgttcaaagaaatttgctcacaaatggcatttaa
- the LOC138949687 gene encoding uncharacterized protein isoform X2: MQMERSSEIPTLSSADSSVVWLKLEAAEIPTSSSAYSEVVRQKQGAAPSAPAGEDFKREKVLCVQMERPTEIPTSSSTYSMVMETTPSTPAGEDFKPDKTVNVQMEHTSEMPTSSNKSCYMIRPLEQCLAC, from the exons ATGCAGATGGAGCGTTCATCAGAAATACCAACATTGTCCAGTGCTGACAGCAgcgttgtttggctgaaactagaggcagctgaaataccaacatcgtccAGTGCTTACAGTGAAGTTGTTAGGCAGAAACAAGGGGCAGCtccaagcg CACCAGCAGGTGAAGatttcaagagagagaaagtgctGTGCGTACAGATGGAGCGTCCAAcagaaataccaacatcgtccAGTACTTACAGTATGGTGATGGAGACAACTCCAAGCA CACCAGCAGGTGAAGATTTCAAGCCAGACAAAACAGTCAACGTGCAGATGgagcatacatcagaaatgccaACATCGTCCAACAAAAGTTGTTATATGATAAGGCCTCTCGAGCAATGTTTAGCTTGTTAA